One genomic segment of Natronospira proteinivora includes these proteins:
- a CDS encoding 5-formyltetrahydrofolate cyclo-ligase, which produces MASVAALRRELKRQRKQLPAAQRRDMSRQLCRHILNSHAFRNAGRFAAYLPFGGEPDLLPLIGIAAQQGKCCYLPRIDSRTGRLAFHRWQPGNMLVNNRFGIPEPSQQSPHTALFALDLILTPLLAFDPRGNRLGMGAGFYDRSFAFRRHRDCWHQPKLVGTAWAFQEQSNLDAQPWDVPLDAVVSELGWRCF; this is translated from the coding sequence ATGGCTTCAGTGGCGGCTCTGAGGCGCGAGCTAAAAAGACAGCGAAAGCAACTTCCCGCCGCGCAACGCCGTGACATGAGCCGGCAACTCTGCCGCCATATCCTGAACTCCCATGCCTTTCGCAATGCCGGGCGCTTCGCTGCGTATCTGCCCTTTGGTGGGGAACCCGACTTACTTCCCCTTATTGGGATAGCCGCCCAACAAGGTAAGTGCTGCTACCTGCCCCGAATTGATAGCCGCACCGGCCGCCTGGCCTTCCACCGATGGCAGCCGGGCAACATGCTGGTCAATAACCGTTTCGGCATTCCCGAACCCAGCCAGCAAAGCCCCCATACCGCTCTTTTCGCCCTGGATCTGATCCTCACGCCCCTGCTTGCCTTTGACCCACGCGGCAATCGCCTGGGCATGGGGGCTGGGTTTTATGACCGGAGTTTCGCTTTCCGACGCCACCGCGACTGCTGGCACCAGCCAAAACTGGTGGGCACGGCATGGGCTTTTCAAGAACAGTCCAACCTGGATGCCCAACCCTGGGACGTTCCCCTGGACGCGGTGGTATCGGAGCTCGGCTGGCGTTGCTTCTGA
- a CDS encoding aminopeptidase P N-terminal domain-containing protein, with the protein MPNKREFERRRRQLMRIMGDDAVAILPAAPEQRRSRDIFHPYRQDSDFFYLTGFPEPEAVMVLIPGRAHGEYILFCRDADEDREAWDGARITPDGACQDFGADDAFPIGDMDDILPGLLEGRERIFYAMGREPAFDRRVLDWVRHLKDHGEGGHDAHEVVALDHVLQDLRCYKSAAELRCLRRAAEISVQAHLRAMHFARPGRMEYEVAAELLHEFHRHGLEAAYPSIVGGGGNACTLHYIDNQSRLQDGTLLLIDAGCEYNHYAADISRTFPVNGRFSREQQALYECVLAAQEAAIDTLRPGAGWNDAHAMVVHTLTQGLSDLGILNGPVDELVANQAYRPFFRHRTGHWLGMDVHDVGEYRVDGHWRELEAGMVLTVEPGVYIPAGLAGVDERWWNIGIRIEDDLAITADGYDWLSRGLPRTPREIENEMARSRVA; encoded by the coding sequence ATGCCGAATAAACGGGAATTTGAGCGTCGACGGCGACAGTTGATGCGGATCATGGGGGATGATGCGGTCGCTATCCTCCCCGCCGCACCGGAGCAACGCCGCAGCCGGGATATCTTCCACCCCTACCGGCAGGACAGTGATTTCTTCTATCTTACCGGGTTTCCCGAACCGGAAGCGGTGATGGTGCTGATTCCGGGCCGGGCCCACGGTGAGTACATCCTCTTTTGTCGCGATGCCGATGAGGACCGGGAAGCCTGGGATGGGGCAAGAATCACGCCTGATGGTGCCTGCCAGGATTTTGGCGCCGATGATGCTTTTCCCATTGGTGACATGGACGACATTCTGCCCGGGTTGCTTGAGGGGCGGGAGCGGATTTTCTATGCCATGGGTCGCGAGCCTGCTTTCGATCGCCGGGTGCTGGATTGGGTCCGTCACCTCAAGGATCATGGCGAGGGCGGCCATGATGCCCATGAAGTGGTGGCGCTGGATCACGTGCTCCAGGATCTGCGTTGCTACAAGTCGGCGGCGGAGCTGCGTTGCCTGAGGCGGGCGGCGGAGATTTCCGTCCAGGCCCATTTGCGGGCCATGCATTTTGCCCGACCCGGACGGATGGAATACGAAGTGGCGGCGGAGTTGTTGCATGAATTCCATCGCCACGGGCTGGAAGCGGCCTATCCCAGTATTGTCGGTGGGGGTGGCAATGCTTGCACATTGCACTATATCGACAATCAGAGCCGACTCCAGGATGGCACCCTGCTGCTGATTGATGCCGGCTGCGAATACAATCATTATGCGGCCGATATCAGCCGTACTTTCCCGGTGAATGGCCGTTTCAGCCGCGAGCAGCAGGCGCTGTACGAATGCGTGCTTGCCGCTCAGGAGGCGGCCATTGACACATTGCGCCCCGGCGCAGGCTGGAATGATGCCCATGCCATGGTGGTGCACACCCTGACCCAGGGTCTGTCGGATCTGGGTATTCTTAACGGCCCGGTGGATGAACTGGTGGCGAATCAGGCTTATCGGCCCTTTTTCCGCCATCGCACGGGACATTGGCTGGGAATGGATGTCCATGATGTGGGGGAATATCGAGTGGATGGACACTGGCGGGAGCTGGAAGCGGGCATGGTGCTGACCGTGGAGCCCGGTGTATATATTCCCGCCGGTCTGGCGGGGGTGGATGAACGCTGGTGGAATATCGGCATTCGGATCGAGGATGACCTCGCTATTACCGCTGACGGATATGACTGGTTGTCCCGGGGACTTCCGCGTACCCCGCGGGAAATCGAGAATGAGATGGCACGGAGCCGGGTGGCATGA
- a CDS encoding cell division protein ZapA gives MSETTQVNVRILDKEYQFACREEERVSLLQAADYLDRMMREIRESGRIVGLDRIAVMAALNMANELLHHQNSEQAVTESSLARIRRLQGKLGAGLGNNADSSSGASGD, from the coding sequence ATGTCGGAGACCACCCAGGTCAATGTGAGAATCCTGGACAAGGAATATCAGTTCGCCTGCCGCGAGGAAGAAAGGGTTTCCTTGTTGCAGGCGGCCGATTACCTGGATCGAATGATGCGGGAGATTCGGGAAAGCGGGCGCATCGTCGGACTGGACCGCATTGCAGTCATGGCGGCGCTCAATATGGCCAATGAGTTGTTGCACCACCAGAACTCCGAACAGGCCGTCACGGAGTCCAGTCTGGCCCGGATTCGCCGCCTTCAGGGCAAGCTCGGCGCAGGCCTGGGGAACAACGCCGATTCTTCATCCGGTGCTTCCGGAGACTAG
- a CDS encoding UPF0149 family protein: MPRFSKGDAVSLPSHNEFARILKQAEALSEAAESHGTLTGLLAAAPEGDWRQQWLALCLQGGDQQGTVPLSANARPLFDQAYDTTQASLADLRMSFEPLLPGDDSPMAERVHALGQWCQGFLYGFSVARPGGHEGLPPQVKEVLDDMTRLAQVEAPDSQGDEGDESALTEIVEYVRVAAQLVHDELRLKDPAPPNRTRH, encoded by the coding sequence ATGCCACGATTTTCCAAGGGGGATGCCGTGTCCTTGCCCAGTCACAATGAATTCGCACGTATCCTGAAACAGGCCGAGGCTCTGTCCGAGGCTGCGGAGAGCCATGGCACCCTGACGGGCCTGCTGGCGGCCGCGCCAGAAGGGGATTGGCGCCAGCAATGGCTTGCCTTGTGCCTTCAGGGTGGCGATCAGCAGGGCACGGTGCCATTGTCGGCGAATGCCCGCCCTCTCTTTGATCAGGCCTACGACACAACCCAGGCAAGTCTGGCGGATCTGCGCATGAGCTTTGAGCCTCTGTTGCCGGGTGATGATTCACCCATGGCGGAGCGGGTGCATGCCCTGGGGCAGTGGTGCCAAGGCTTCCTCTATGGATTCAGCGTGGCCCGTCCCGGTGGCCATGAGGGCCTACCGCCACAGGTCAAGGAAGTGCTGGACGATATGACTCGTCTGGCTCAGGTGGAAGCGCCGGATAGCCAAGGTGATGAAGGGGACGAATCGGCACTCACCGAGATCGTGGAGTATGTGCGGGTGGCGGCTCAGCTGGTCCATGACGAGCTTCGCTTGAAAGATCCCGCACCGCCGAATCGTACCCGGCATTGA
- a CDS encoding TIGR02449 family protein → MNQKTSRDILEQELQQLESQVDELLQLIAHLREENESLKNQQGSLVTERASLLQKNEEARTRVESMITRLKSLEQA, encoded by the coding sequence ATGAATCAGAAAACATCCCGCGACATTCTGGAGCAGGAACTGCAACAGCTCGAATCCCAGGTGGACGAGTTGCTGCAGCTTATTGCCCATTTGCGGGAGGAAAACGAGTCGCTCAAGAATCAGCAAGGCTCGCTGGTGACCGAACGGGCCAGTCTGCTGCAGAAAAACGAGGAAGCGCGAACCCGCGTGGAATCCATGATCACCCGCCTGAAGTCACTGGAACAGGCCTGA
- a CDS encoding FAD-dependent monooxygenase, with protein MSSQDPAYDVVIAGGGMVGASLALALAPTGWRIALVEPAGLAVEDSPSFDERATALSWSSRQFFQVLGLWPDILQAAGVIRHIHVSEQGRFGRVRLHAEDMGLDALGHVVPNRVIGNTLAVHLQDCANVQVHQTRSTGKLYQGVDRISLETEQGSLQGRLLVVADGARSRLRDALGLSASTLSFPHQALVANVAVERPHQDWAYERFTRSGPMAFLPLPRGEGGEHRMNLVMSLPTDQAAKYRNMEEFTLRTLLRERFGAHLGAIERIGHCGVYPLVQVQARGLLSDRAVLAGNAAMALHPVAGQGFNLALRGVGDLAERLLAVAREGGDPGALGHLEAHAVRQQKDIVWTGRWTRSLVDGFVLDWPLAGALRSKALWAMDRLSPLRRWFARQALGRLPGLSGFSRGYWPGSG; from the coding sequence ATGAGCAGTCAAGATCCCGCATACGATGTGGTGATTGCCGGGGGTGGCATGGTGGGGGCCAGCCTGGCTCTGGCCCTGGCGCCCACGGGCTGGCGGATTGCCCTGGTGGAGCCAGCCGGTCTGGCGGTAGAAGATAGTCCGAGTTTTGATGAGCGGGCCACTGCTCTGTCCTGGTCCTCCCGGCAGTTCTTCCAGGTCCTGGGGCTATGGCCGGATATCCTGCAGGCGGCCGGTGTCATTCGCCACATCCATGTCTCGGAGCAGGGACGGTTTGGGCGAGTTCGCCTGCATGCCGAGGATATGGGGCTGGATGCACTGGGCCATGTGGTGCCCAATCGGGTGATTGGCAACACCTTGGCCGTTCATTTGCAGGATTGTGCCAATGTGCAGGTCCACCAAACACGCAGTACGGGGAAACTGTATCAGGGTGTGGACAGGATAAGCCTGGAGACCGAACAGGGTTCCTTGCAGGGGCGATTGCTGGTAGTGGCGGACGGGGCTCGATCCCGACTGCGGGATGCCTTGGGTCTATCGGCCTCCACCCTGAGTTTTCCCCATCAAGCATTGGTGGCCAATGTCGCGGTGGAGCGGCCGCACCAGGATTGGGCTTATGAACGCTTCACCCGTAGCGGGCCGATGGCGTTTTTACCGCTGCCCCGGGGAGAGGGGGGCGAGCATCGCATGAATCTGGTGATGAGCTTGCCGACAGATCAGGCCGCCAAATACAGGAATATGGAGGAATTCACCCTGCGAACCCTGCTGCGAGAACGCTTTGGCGCACACCTCGGGGCTATCGAGCGCATCGGGCATTGCGGAGTGTACCCCCTGGTCCAGGTCCAGGCCCGGGGTTTGTTAAGTGATCGAGCGGTGTTGGCTGGAAATGCGGCCATGGCCCTGCATCCGGTCGCCGGCCAAGGCTTTAACCTGGCGCTGCGCGGCGTGGGGGACCTGGCCGAACGGTTGCTGGCGGTTGCCCGTGAGGGCGGTGATCCCGGTGCCCTGGGCCATCTGGAAGCCCATGCGGTGCGTCAACAGAAAGATATCGTCTGGACCGGCCGCTGGACCCGTTCACTGGTGGATGGTTTCGTGCTTGATTGGCCTCTGGCGGGGGCCTTGCGCAGCAAGGCCTTGTGGGCCATGGATCGCTTATCCCCTTTGCGCCGCTGGTTTGCACGCCAAGCCCTGGGGCGCTTGCCCGGGCTATCGGGCTTCTCCCGCGGTTACTGGCCTGGGAGCGGCTAA
- a CDS encoding potassium/proton antiporter codes for MDFTNQVILFIGLIFLVSILASVVSARLGAPLLLVFLVLGMLLGEEGLGIRFDDVQTAHLIGSLALAVILFDGGLRTSTSSFRVGLKPAVSLASVGVLITATITGLFAAWLLDLHWIYGLLMGAIVGSTDAAAVFSLLHTSKLELKQRVGATLEIESGSNDPMAIFLTLVMVELIVSGEKQLTWLVSVEFVQQMGLGALIGLGGAWLASRTINALTLTVGLYPLMALAAGLLIFGLAAMVGGSGFLAVYLAGVLLGNSRVQSVQNIRRFHDGMAWISQIVMFLMLGILVTPSELLPVGPEALVVALVLMFIARPVAVLVSLIPFRFDFREQLFISWVGLRGAVPIILAIFPLLAGIPEAQTFFNVAFFVVLISLVVQGWSLVPAARLMGVQIPANTHMVQRMELDLPGQPDYEMVGYQVDADSSVEGRSPERLVLPNGVKTILIIREGELLTPREVSKLQTDDAVYLVAPFKHLEVLDRLFVSRRAPQVQADKRFFGEFTLNGSAHMADLGTMYGFELPDDSAETTAAEFLQARFGKPVVGDRVRIGPVELVIRKMDGDTPDKIGLKLIQE; via the coding sequence ATGGACTTTACCAATCAGGTCATCCTTTTCATCGGCCTTATCTTTCTGGTCAGCATTCTGGCCAGTGTGGTTTCCGCCCGCCTGGGTGCACCCCTGCTGTTGGTCTTTCTTGTCCTTGGCATGCTGCTGGGGGAAGAGGGCCTGGGTATACGCTTTGACGATGTCCAGACAGCCCATCTCATCGGCAGCCTCGCGCTGGCGGTGATTCTTTTCGACGGGGGCTTGCGCACCTCTACCTCCAGTTTTCGAGTGGGCCTGAAACCGGCGGTGTCACTGGCCAGTGTGGGGGTGTTGATAACGGCGACCATTACCGGTCTGTTTGCCGCTTGGCTATTGGACCTGCACTGGATATACGGTCTTCTGATGGGGGCCATTGTCGGCTCCACCGATGCCGCCGCGGTATTTTCCCTGCTGCATACCTCCAAGCTGGAGCTGAAGCAACGGGTGGGCGCCACACTGGAGATCGAATCCGGCAGCAACGATCCCATGGCCATCTTCCTGACCTTGGTGATGGTGGAGTTGATCGTATCCGGGGAAAAACAGCTGACCTGGCTAGTCTCGGTGGAATTTGTTCAGCAGATGGGGCTGGGGGCGCTTATTGGCCTGGGCGGGGCCTGGCTGGCCTCACGAACCATCAATGCCCTGACATTGACGGTCGGCTTATATCCTTTGATGGCACTGGCCGCCGGCTTATTGATCTTTGGCCTGGCCGCCATGGTCGGGGGCAGTGGTTTTCTGGCGGTCTATCTGGCCGGTGTGCTGCTCGGTAACAGCCGGGTCCAGTCGGTGCAGAATATTCGTCGTTTTCATGATGGCATGGCCTGGATCAGCCAGATCGTGATGTTTCTGATGTTGGGCATCCTGGTTACTCCCAGTGAGTTGCTTCCGGTCGGGCCCGAGGCGCTGGTAGTTGCCCTGGTGCTGATGTTCATCGCCCGACCGGTGGCGGTTCTGGTGAGTCTGATCCCCTTCCGTTTTGATTTTCGCGAACAGCTATTCATCAGTTGGGTTGGCTTGCGAGGTGCGGTGCCGATCATCCTGGCCATTTTTCCCCTGTTGGCTGGTATTCCCGAGGCCCAGACCTTCTTTAATGTGGCCTTCTTTGTGGTGCTGATTTCACTGGTTGTGCAGGGCTGGAGCCTGGTTCCAGCAGCCCGTTTGATGGGGGTGCAGATCCCGGCCAATACCCATATGGTTCAAAGAATGGAACTGGACTTGCCGGGGCAGCCTGATTACGAAATGGTGGGTTATCAGGTGGATGCCGACAGTTCCGTTGAAGGTCGAAGCCCCGAACGGCTTGTCCTGCCCAATGGTGTGAAAACGATTCTGATTATCCGCGAGGGGGAGTTGCTCACGCCGCGGGAAGTGTCGAAATTGCAGACTGACGATGCAGTCTATCTGGTGGCACCTTTCAAGCATCTTGAAGTACTGGATCGACTCTTCGTGTCCCGGCGGGCACCACAGGTGCAGGCCGACAAGCGCTTCTTCGGGGAATTCACCCTCAATGGCAGTGCGCACATGGCTGACCTTGGCACCATGTACGGGTTTGAGTTGCCAGATGATTCAGCGGAGACCACGGCCGCTGAATTTCTCCAGGCCCGTTTCGGCAAGCCGGTGGTGGGCGACCGGGTTCGAATTGGTCCGGTGGAGCTGGTCATCCGGAAGATGGACGGGGATACTCCCGACAAGATTGGCCTCAAGCTGATTCAGGAATAG
- a CDS encoding NAD-glutamate dehydrogenase, with protein sequence MAAKKTTTKRTRINQILTEAEKQLGERYSEQHERFIRHYFSAVAREDLADRKPANLAGAALAHWRAGRNRKPGEPQLRVYNPTPSRDGWDSSHTVVELITDDMPFLVDSLSMALNRKGFTIHLTMHPLLQVDRTPKGRLRQADEPSTEVGDKTSIESWQQIEIDRETDEGRLEDLKDELLSVLRDVRLSVEDWSHMRQKANEIRVELETRPPQTSSDIREIISFLEWMESNHFTFLGYREYKLTDKNGQAALVSQDKTGLGILREPSRENRTRLLPDAVGEKARDSELLVITKANSFATVHRPSYLDYVGIKTFDKEGNVIGEKRFLGLFTSSAYSRSPRDIPILRKKVDSVIKRAKLPASSHAGKALLHILETYPRDELFQSTVDELLDISTGIVQLQERQRVKLFIRRDAFGRFYSCLVYVPRERYNTQVRENIQAILKDELNGLSTESTVEIDESILARAHIIVRTQPWTAPEFSINEIERRIEDVVRSWQDHLRDILIKRAGEEDGIKLHHRYANCFPAAYREDVKPSAAAFDVVKMDKLTDDQSIRMSLYRPASHLKNLLRFKIFRREQPIPISDILPMLENMGMKVIAERPYEVEMGDLSIVWIQDVEMIHAGGSEFELEDVRDIFQQAFESVWTGATENDGFNRLVLAAQLQWREVAILRAYCKYLSQTGLPFSQSYMEDTLVENSGISRQLVQLFQTAFDPTRGGDRSGSCREQSEAITQALDNVASLDADRILRAYLGVIRATLRTNYYQPGADQEWKDYISFKFDPAKVPELPLPKPAYEIFLYSPRVEGVHLRGGKVARGGLRWSDRREDFRTEVLGLMKAQQVKNTLIVPMGAKGGFVVKQPPASGGREAMMAEVEACYKSFIRGLLDITDNLQDGSVVPPTSCVRHDDDDPYLVVAADKGTATFSDLANAVAAEYDFWLGDAFASGGSVGYDHKKMGITAKGAWESVKRHFREMGIDCQNQEFSVVGVGDMGGDVFGNGMLLSRHIKLKAAFNHMHIFLDPEPDAEKSFQERERLFRLPRSTWEDYDKKLISKGGGIFSRSAKSIPLSPEVRTMLDVDDTRLSPQELIRAILKAPVDLLWNGGIGTYVKSVDENHADVGDRANDGVRINGSALRCRVVGEGGNLGLTQLGRIEYAGKGGRINTDFIDNSGGVDCSDREVNIKILLSMVMAEKGLTSKKRDKLFMDMTDEVSTQVLRDNYLQTQALSFTEAQSAARLNEHAHLVRVLERRGDLNRDLEYLPDEEVIKERRKAGKGLTRPELSIILAYAKNDVYSALLASDVPEDAHLARELIDYFPTPLRDKYQDYMKQHRLRREIIATSITNSMINRMGPSFSQRMRDDTGADHPSVARAYTIAREAYGVRDLWAGIEALDNQIPASVQISMMVQIGRLLRNATRWLLNRPERRLDIAERVDYFAPGIAELRDSLMKLLPEGEIRRLGQSIQQFTDMGVPEKLAAYVMATEYLYSGLDLVDVARQRNLDMLTVAKVYFDIGTHLHLDWIREEIEALPVEGHWQSVARGTLRENLFSYRRDLAAIVLDATDGEELPPNERADAWCAENDERVSHAMRIIADMQNVGGLDFATVSVALQEIKKLAQVEEN encoded by the coding sequence ATGGCGGCAAAGAAGACTACGACCAAACGCACTCGCATCAATCAGATTCTCACCGAAGCCGAGAAACAGCTGGGTGAGCGTTACTCGGAGCAACACGAGCGTTTTATCCGGCATTATTTCAGCGCCGTTGCCCGGGAAGATCTGGCCGATCGCAAACCCGCCAATCTGGCGGGGGCGGCATTGGCCCACTGGCGGGCCGGACGCAACCGCAAGCCCGGTGAACCCCAGCTACGGGTCTACAATCCCACCCCCTCACGGGACGGCTGGGATTCCTCGCATACCGTGGTGGAACTGATTACCGATGATATGCCCTTTCTGGTGGACTCCCTGTCCATGGCGCTTAACCGCAAGGGCTTCACTATTCACCTGACCATGCATCCACTGCTGCAGGTGGACCGCACGCCCAAGGGCCGCTTGCGACAGGCAGATGAACCCTCAACCGAGGTGGGGGACAAGACCTCCATCGAATCCTGGCAGCAGATCGAGATCGACCGGGAGACCGATGAAGGTCGACTGGAGGACCTGAAGGACGAGCTGCTCAGTGTCTTGCGGGATGTTCGCCTGTCCGTGGAAGACTGGTCTCACATGCGGCAGAAGGCCAACGAGATCCGGGTTGAGCTGGAAACCCGCCCCCCCCAGACCAGCAGCGATATTCGCGAAATCATCAGCTTTCTGGAATGGATGGAATCCAACCATTTCACCTTCCTGGGGTACCGGGAATACAAGCTCACGGACAAGAACGGCCAGGCGGCACTGGTTTCCCAGGACAAGACCGGCCTGGGCATTCTGCGCGAACCCTCCCGGGAAAACCGCACCCGTCTGCTCCCGGACGCTGTGGGTGAAAAGGCCCGTGACTCGGAACTGTTGGTGATCACCAAGGCCAATTCCTTCGCTACAGTCCATCGCCCCAGTTACCTGGATTATGTGGGGATCAAGACCTTCGACAAAGAAGGCAATGTCATCGGTGAGAAACGCTTTTTGGGCCTGTTCACCTCATCCGCCTACAGCCGTAGCCCCCGGGACATCCCCATTCTGAGAAAGAAGGTTGACTCGGTCATCAAGCGCGCCAAATTGCCGGCCTCCAGCCATGCCGGCAAGGCCCTATTACACATTCTGGAAACCTATCCCCGGGATGAACTGTTCCAGAGCACCGTGGATGAATTGCTGGATATCTCCACCGGGATCGTCCAACTTCAGGAGCGCCAACGGGTCAAGCTCTTCATCCGACGGGACGCATTTGGTCGTTTCTATTCCTGCTTGGTTTATGTGCCCCGGGAACGCTACAACACCCAGGTCCGGGAGAACATCCAGGCGATTCTCAAAGACGAGCTCAATGGCCTGAGCACGGAATCCACGGTGGAGATCGATGAATCCATCCTGGCCCGGGCTCACATCATCGTTCGCACCCAGCCCTGGACGGCGCCGGAATTCAGCATTAATGAAATTGAGCGCCGAATCGAGGATGTGGTCCGGTCCTGGCAGGACCATCTACGCGACATATTGATCAAACGGGCCGGAGAAGAAGATGGCATCAAGCTGCATCACCGCTATGCCAATTGCTTCCCCGCGGCTTACCGGGAGGATGTGAAGCCCTCCGCCGCTGCTTTTGATGTGGTGAAGATGGACAAGCTCACCGATGACCAGAGCATTCGGATGAGCCTTTACCGGCCTGCCAGCCATCTCAAGAATCTGCTCCGTTTCAAGATTTTCCGTCGCGAGCAACCCATTCCCATTTCCGATATTCTGCCCATGCTGGAAAACATGGGCATGAAGGTGATCGCCGAACGCCCCTATGAGGTGGAAATGGGGGATCTGTCCATTGTCTGGATCCAGGATGTGGAAATGATCCATGCTGGGGGCAGCGAATTCGAGTTGGAAGATGTCCGGGATATTTTCCAGCAAGCCTTCGAAAGCGTCTGGACCGGGGCCACCGAGAACGATGGTTTCAACCGTCTGGTTCTGGCGGCCCAGTTGCAATGGCGGGAAGTGGCGATTCTGCGGGCCTACTGCAAGTATCTGAGCCAGACCGGCCTGCCATTCAGCCAGAGCTACATGGAAGACACCCTGGTGGAGAACAGCGGCATCAGCCGCCAGCTGGTGCAGCTCTTCCAGACGGCCTTTGATCCCACCCGTGGGGGAGATCGTAGCGGCAGTTGCCGGGAACAGTCAGAAGCCATTACCCAGGCTCTGGACAATGTAGCCAGCCTGGACGCCGATCGTATCCTTCGCGCTTATCTGGGTGTCATTCGCGCCACCCTGAGAACCAATTACTACCAGCCGGGCGCAGACCAGGAGTGGAAGGACTACATCTCCTTCAAGTTCGATCCGGCCAAGGTACCGGAATTGCCCCTGCCCAAGCCGGCCTATGAAATCTTCCTTTATTCACCGCGGGTGGAAGGGGTTCACCTTCGGGGCGGCAAGGTGGCCCGGGGCGGGCTGCGCTGGTCGGACCGCCGGGAAGACTTCCGCACCGAGGTTCTGGGCCTGATGAAAGCCCAGCAGGTGAAAAACACCCTGATTGTGCCCATGGGGGCCAAGGGCGGTTTCGTGGTCAAGCAGCCGCCCGCCAGCGGCGGCCGGGAAGCCATGATGGCCGAAGTGGAGGCCTGCTATAAATCCTTCATTCGCGGGCTGCTGGACATCACCGACAACCTGCAGGATGGCAGCGTGGTCCCGCCGACATCCTGCGTCCGCCATGATGATGATGACCCCTATCTGGTGGTGGCAGCCGACAAGGGCACGGCCACCTTCTCCGACCTGGCCAATGCCGTGGCCGCCGAGTATGACTTCTGGTTGGGGGATGCTTTCGCCTCCGGTGGCTCGGTGGGCTATGACCACAAGAAGATGGGCATTACCGCCAAGGGCGCCTGGGAATCGGTTAAGCGCCATTTCCGGGAAATGGGCATCGACTGCCAGAACCAGGAATTTTCGGTGGTGGGCGTCGGTGACATGGGCGGCGATGTGTTTGGCAACGGCATGCTGCTTTCCCGTCACATCAAGCTCAAGGCCGCCTTCAACCATATGCATATCTTCCTGGACCCGGAACCCGATGCCGAGAAGAGCTTCCAGGAACGGGAACGGCTGTTCCGCCTGCCCCGATCCACCTGGGAGGACTACGACAAGAAGCTGATTTCCAAGGGGGGCGGTATTTTCTCGCGCAGCGCCAAGAGCATCCCCCTGTCGCCGGAAGTCCGGACCATGCTGGATGTGGATGACACTCGCCTCTCCCCCCAGGAGCTGATTCGCGCCATTCTCAAAGCACCGGTGGATCTGCTCTGGAACGGGGGTATCGGCACCTATGTGAAATCCGTGGATGAAAACCACGCCGATGTGGGTGACCGGGCCAATGACGGCGTGCGAATCAACGGCTCAGCACTGCGCTGCCGGGTCGTCGGCGAGGGTGGCAATCTGGGCCTCACCCAGCTGGGTCGAATCGAGTACGCCGGCAAGGGTGGCCGGATCAATACCGACTTCATCGACAACTCCGGTGGGGTGGACTGCTCCGACCGGGAAGTGAACATCAAAATCCTGCTGAGCATGGTCATGGCCGAAAAAGGCCTGACCTCCAAGAAGCGGGACAAGCTGTTCATGGACATGACCGATGAAGTCTCCACCCAGGTACTGCGGGACAACTACCTGCAAACCCAGGCCTTGTCATTCACTGAGGCCCAATCCGCAGCCCGACTGAATGAGCACGCCCATCTAGTCCGTGTGCTTGAACGGCGAGGCGACCTCAACCGGGATCTGGAATACCTGCCGGACGAGGAAGTCATCAAGGAGCGTCGCAAGGCCGGCAAGGGCCTCACACGGCCGGAACTGTCCATCATCCTGGCCTACGCCAAGAATGATGTGTACTCCGCGCTGCTGGCCTCTGACGTGCCGGAAGACGCCCATTTGGCCAGAGAGCTGATCGACTACTTTCCCACCCCGCTGCGGGACAAGTACCAGGACTACATGAAGCAGCACCGCCTGCGCCGGGAGATCATCGCCACCAGCATCACCAACAGCATGATCAACCGCATGGGGCCAAGCTTCTCCCAGCGGATGCGGGACGATACCGGCGCCGACCACCCATCGGTGGCCCGGGCCTATACCATCGCCCGGGAGGCCTACGGGGTTCGCGATCTCTGGGCCGGCATCGAAGCCCTGGACAATCAGATACCGGCCAGTGTCCAAATCTCCATGATGGTCCAGATCGGCCGGCTGCTGCGTAACGCCACTCGTTGGCTGCTGAACCGGCCGGAACGCCGTCTGGATATTGCCGAACGGGTGGATTACTTCGCCCCCGGCATTGCCGAACTGCGGGACAGCCTGATGAAGCTGCTGCCGGAAGGCGAAATCCGGCGTCTGGGGCAAAGCATCCAGCAGTTCACCGACATGGGGGTACCGGAAAAACTGGCCGCCTATGTCATGGCCACCGAGTATCTCTACTCGGGGCTGGACCTGGTGGATGTGGCCCGTCAGCGCAATCTGGATATGCTCACGGTGGCCAAGGTCTACTTCGATATCGGCACCCATCTGCACCTGGACTGGATTCGGGAAGAGATCGAGGCACTGCCGGTGGAAGGCCATTGGCAATCGGTGGCACGAGGGACGCTACGAGAAAACCTGTTCAGCTACCGACGTGACCTGGCGGCCATTGTGCTCGATGCCACGGATGGCGAGGAACTGCCACCCAATGAGCGGGCTGATGCCTGGTGTGCCGAGAATGATGAAAGAGTCAGCCATGCCATGCGCATCATCGCCGACATGCAGAATGTGGGTGGGCTGGACTTCGCCACGGTCTCGGTGGCCTTGCAGGAGATCAAGAAGCTGGCCCAGGTGGAAGAAAACTAG